One Bos taurus isolate L1 Dominette 01449 registration number 42190680 breed Hereford chromosome 16, ARS-UCD2.0, whole genome shotgun sequence DNA window includes the following coding sequences:
- the TMCC2 gene encoding transmembrane and coiled-coil domains protein 2 isoform X2 produces the protein MKSKEEEKAVDKGDFLALNLAGGPGHGDADGPISLDVPDGAPDPQRTKAAIEHLHQKILKITEQIKIEQEARDDNVAEYLKLANNADKQQASRIKQVFEKKNQKSAQTIAQLHKKLEHYRRRLREIEQNGPSRQPKDVLRDMQQGLKDVGANVRAGISGFGGGVVEGVKGSLSGLSQATHSAVVSKPREFASLIRNKFGSADNIAHLKDPLDDGPPEEAARALSGSATLVSSPKYASDDECSSASASSAGAGSNSGAGPAAAAPGSPKSGQLYGAPGNVDAVLEELREIKEGQSHLEDSMEDLKAQLQRDYTYMTQCLQEERYRYERLEEQLNDLTELHQNEMTNLKQELASMEEKVAYQSYERARDIQEAVESCLTRVTKLELQQQQQQVVQLEGVENANARALLGKFINVILALMAVLLVFVSTVASFITPLMKTRLRVSSTALLALVLLLLWKHWDSLTYLLEHVLLPS, from the exons GTCGACAAGGGGGACTTCCTGGCCCTGAACCTTGCCGGCGGCCCTGGCCATGGTGACGCCGATGGCCCCATCAGCTTGGACGTGCCAGACGGGGCCCCGGACCCCCAGCGGACCAAGGCGGCCATCGAGCACCTGCACCAGAAGATCCTGAAGATCACGGAGCAGATCAAGATTGAGCAGGAGGCGCGGGACGACAACGTGGCGGAGTACCTGAAGCTGGCCAACAACGCCGACAAGCAGCAGGCGTCTCGCATCAAGCAGGTGTTCGAGAAGAAGAACCAGAAGTCGGCGCAGACCATCGCCCAGCTGCACAAGAAGCTGGAGCACTACCGCCGGCGCCTGAGGGAGATCGAGCAGAACGGGCCGTCGCGGCAGCCCAAGGACGTGCTGCGGGACATGCAGCAGGGCCTCAAGGACGTGGGCGCCAACGTGCGCGCGGGCATCAGCGGCTTCGGGGGTGGCGTGGTGGAGGGCGTCAAGGGCAGCCTCTCGGGCCTCTCGCAGGCTACGCACTCCGCCGTGGTATCCAAGCCCCGGGAGTTCGCCAGCCTCATCCGGAACAAGTTCGGCAGCGCCGACAACATCGCGCACCTGAAGGACCCCCTGGACGACGGGCCGCCCGAGGAGGCGGCCCGGGCGCTGAGCGGCAGCGCCACGCTCGTGTCCAGCCCCAAGTACGCCAGCGACGACGAGTGCTCCAGCGCCAGCGCCAGCTCAGCGGGTGCGGGCAGCAACTCTGGGGCTgggcccgccgccgccgcgccgggGAGCCCCAAATCCGGCCAGCTGTACGGGGCCCCTGGCAACGTGGACGCTGTGCTGGAAGAGCTGCGGGAGATCAAGGAGGGCCAGTCACACCTAGAGGACTCAATGGAGGACCTGAAGGCGCAGCTGCAGAGGGACTACACCTACATGACCCAGTGCCTGCAGGAGGAGCGCTACAG GTACGAGCGGCTGGAGGAACAGCTCAACGACCTGACCGAACTTCACCAGAACGAGATGACCAACCTGAAGCAGGAGCTGGCCAGCATGGAGGAGAAAGTGGCCTACCAGTCCTACGAGAGGGCCCGGGACATCCAG GAGGCCGTGGAGTCCTGCCTGACCCGGGTCACCAAGCTGgagctccagcagcagcagcagcaggtggtgcAGCTGGAGGGCGTGGAGAACGCCAACGCGCGGGCCCTGCTGGGCAAGTTCATCAACGTGATCCTGGCGCTCATGGCCGTGCTGCTGGTCTTCGTGTCCACCGTCGCCAGCTTCATCACACCGCTCATGAAGACCCGCCTGCGCGTCTCCAGTACCGCCCTCCTGGCCCTCGTCCTCCTTCTGCTCTGGAAGCACTGGGACTCCCTCACCTACCTCCTAGAGCACGTGCTGCTGCCCAGCTGA
- the NUAK2 gene encoding NUAK family SNF1-like kinase 2 (The RefSeq protein has 1 substitution, 1 frameshift compared to this genomic sequence): MESLPFPRRLGPAPSATAALAAELVRPLADGLLKSPKPLMKKQAVKRHHHKHNLRHRYEFLETLGKGTYGKVKKARESSGRLVAIKSIRKDKIKDEQDLMHIRREIEIMSSLNHPHIIAIHEVFENSSRIVIVMEYASRGDLYDYISGRQQLSEREARHFFRQIVSAVHHCHQNGVVHRDLKLENILLDANGNIKIADFGLSNLYHQGKFLQTFCGSPLYASPEIVNGKPYTGPEVDSWSLGVLLYILVHGSMPFDGQDHKTLVKQISSGAYRQPPKPSDACGLIRWLLMVNPTRRATLEDVASHWWVNWGYTTRVGEQGAPHEGGHPGSDPGRTSVAQWLWRSSRPLLENGAKVCSFLKQQAPGGKALAPDLERQHSLKKSRKENDMAQTFQAAPAADASPRPGKGGLKLPKGILKKKTSNPAEGARQGPEPSPSPSNPGQAGPLLPKKGILKKARQRESGYYSSPEPSESGELLDAGDVFVSGDTNAGNVSVRGDTMEHEPPPASGRLPHRKGILKHNGKFSHAALEHTAPTTFGSLDELASPHPPARASRPSGAVSEDSILSSESFDQLDLPERLPEPPLRGSVSVDNLLGLEAPPSEGPGSRGLRRWRQDLLGTSCFSLLDCPEGTEDGQQGLRVCSELS; the protein is encoded by the exons ATGGAGTCCTTGCCTTTTCCCCGGCGCCTCGGCCCTGCGCCCTCGGCCACTGCCGCGCTGGCCGCCGAGCTGGTCCGGCCCCTGGCCGACGGGCTCCTCAAGTCGCCCAAGCCCCTGATGAAGAAGCAGGCGGTGAAGCGGCACCACCACAAGCACAACCTGCGACACCGCTACGAGTTCCTGGAGACCCTGGGCAAGGGGACTTACGGGAAGGTGAAGAAGGCGCGCGAGAGCTCCGGGCGCCTG GTGGCCATCAAGTCAATCCGGAAAGACAAAATCAAAGATGAGCAAGATCTGATGCACATTCGGCGAGAGATTGAGATCATGTCATCACTCAACCACCCCCACATCATTGCCATCCACGAAG TGTTTGAGAACAGCAGCAGGATCGTGATTGTCATGGAGTACGCCAGCCGGGGCGACCTGTATGACTACATCAGCGGGCGGCAGCAGCTCAGCGAGCGCGAGGCCAGGCACTTCTTCCGGCAGATCGTCTCCGCCGTGCACCACTGCCACCAG AACGGGGTTGTCCACCGGGATCTCAAGCTGGAGAATATCCTCTTAGATGCCAACGGAAATATCAAG ATCGCTGACTTTGGCCTCTCCAACCTCTACCACCAAGGCAAGTTCCTGCAGACGTTCTGTGGGAGCCCCCTCTACGCCTCGCCCGAGATCGTCAATGGAAAGCCCTACACAGGACCAGAG GTGGACAGCTGGTCCTTGGGCGTTCTCCTCTACATCCTGGTGCATGGCTCCATGCCCTTTGATGGGCAGGACCACAAGATGCTGGTGAAACAGATCAGCAGCGGGGCCTACCGGCAGCCTCCTAAACCCTCTG ATGCCTGTGGCCTGATCCGGTGGCTGTTGATGGTGAACCCTACCCGCCGGGCCACCCTGGAGGACGTGGCCAGCCACTGGTGGGTCAACTGGGGCTACACCACCCGTGTCGGAGAGCAGGGGGCCCCGCACGAGGGCGGGCACCCTGGCAGCGACCCCGGCCGGACCTCCGTGGCTCAGTGGCTCTGGCGCTCCTCCCGCCCCCTCCTGGAGAACGGCGCCAAGGTCTGCAGCTTCTTGAAGCAGCAGGCGCCGGGCGGCAAGGCCCTTGCCCCTGACCTGGAGCGCCAGCACTCGCTCAAGAAGTCTCGCAAGGAGAACGACATGGCCCAGACCTT CCAGGCGGCCCCGGCCGCTGACGCCTCCCCTCGCCCTGGGAAGGGCGGCCTCAAGCTGCCGAAAGGCATTCTCAAGAAGAAGACGTCAAATCCCGCAGAGGGGGCGAGGCAGGGCCCtgagcccagccccagcccctccaacCCGGGCCAGGCCGGCCCGCTGCTCCCCAAGAAAGGCATCCTCAAGAAGGCGCGCCAGCGGGAGTCCGGCTACTACTCCTCGCCTGAGCCCAGCGAGTCTGGGGAGCTCTTGGATGCCGGGGACGTGTTTGTGAGTGGGGATACGAATGCCGGGAACGTATCTGTGAGGGGGGATACCATGGAGCACGAGCCCCCTCCAGCCTCGGGGCGGCTGCCGCATCGCAAGGGCATTCTCAAACACAACGGCAAGTTCTCGCATGCGGCCCTGGAGCACACAGCGCCCACCACCTTCGGCTCTTTGGATGAACTGGCCTCCCCACACCCTCCAGCCAGGGCCAGCCGCCCCTCAGGGGCCGTGAGTGAGGATAGCATCCTGTCCTCTGAGTCCTTTGACCAGCTGGACTTGCCCGAACGGCTCCCTGAGCCCCCACTGCGGGGCTCTGTGTCTGTGGACAACCTCCTGGGGCTGGAGGCACCCCCGTCGGAGGGCCCCGGAAGCCGAGGCCTGAGGCGCTGGAGGCAGGACCTGCTGGGGACTAGCTGCTTTTCCCTGCTGGACTGCCCGGAGGGGACAGAGGACGGCCAGCAGGGACTGAGGGTCTGCTCGGAGCTCAGCTGA